The following DNA comes from Ricinus communis isolate WT05 ecotype wild-type chromosome 10, ASM1957865v1, whole genome shotgun sequence.
aagttgAAACTTGGCTCCGGATCATGGGTCGGGGCCCAAGAGATTAGTCCATCCCGATAAGCCACATGTCTTATCAAAATCTTATCCATCACTACCAATCAAAtgctaataaaaaaagtacatCTGACGGCTGTGAATCCATCAATCaattaaactagaaaaaaGCCACGATTAATAATGGCTTTTGCTTTAGTTAAAATGTTAAATACGCTCTGCACAGTCCCGCGCgtgaaaaagcaaaagattaaATACGGCAACAGCAGCGCTATACTTTTTTGGCACAGATTCCACTAAATGGCATCCATTTGTAATTCAACTATCTGCACATGGGTAGTTACGTcatcataataatatttttttcttaaagaaaaaaaacaaaatttggaTCATCCATTTTGGGTCCGGCTGGCATTTAAATTGTGCCAGCCTGTCTTCCACCACCACCTGTTTTCAAACTACTCCTCCGCTCCCTTTCCCACCCCAGATCTAACCTTGTCAGAACCACCACCATCTATGGTGGCAACCAACCGGAAACTTCCAAATTTGAATTTCTACCGAAATTTAAGAAAGAGAATCGAGACCGCCACTTCTCtccttaaaaagaaaataaataatcgtaatagttaaaataaatttctttaaattagcaCCGTCCTATATCCCACATCTAAACCCATAATTGaccataattaattaaaacaataatagGAAAAGACAGAAAGTGGTCCCCACATGCATTCTCACTTTTTAAAAGACAATTCTATCCTTCCATTTACTCTAATATTGCTGTACTATTATTTTTACctactcttttttatttattttatttattttatttttcagaaatTCTCTCATACAGAGCTACTCACGCTCTCTGTCTCTctggaagaaagaaaaacattttcattttttctgtGTAGTagataggaaaaaaaaaaataaaagaaagaaagaaagaaagaaagaaaaaaaaaaccctattttctctctctaatcATGGacccaccaccaccacctctGCCTCAACCACCATTTTTTCAACTTCCCCCAGCTACTATAACCGCGGCCGCCGTTCCCTCCGCCGCATCGACCCAAATCATACCTCCATCTCCTCCAGTTACGGCGGAAGCAGCAGCAGCTCACAACCACGTAGCACATGCAGCTAACGCTACAGCTCCTACCGTTGCCCAATCTTTCAACCACCCACCCTATACCGATGTAAgttcaaaatttctttttcttgaaaaaaaaaagattttacttTACTTCCTTagttttcttgttctttttttttttttatttgagaaaggttaaatcttgaattttttaaattcgtGTGCAGATGATCTACGCAGCGATAACGgcgttaaaagaaagagacgGGTCAAGCAAAAGAGCAATAGCTAAATACATAGAGAGAGTGTATCCAGGACTACCACCGACTCACTCGGCTTTGTTGACTCATCACCTGAAACGCTTAAAGAACACCGGTCTTCTCGTTATGGTGAAAAAATCCTACAAACTCCCTAGATCTGATGATACCGTCGCCACCAACAACATTAACAGCAGCACCAGCAACAACATCAACGCCGTCGGTCATTCTGCGCTTCCTCCTAATCCCGCCGTCACAAATTCTGGGCCGAAAAGGGGCCGCGGTAGGCCTCCTAAGCCCAAACCTGAAGTTGTTCCATCTTCTATACAGCCCATTTCTCAGCCCAATGCTGCTTCTGTTATGGTACCTGTCGGTCTTTCTATTTCCACTCAGCCCATTAATTCTGCTCCTGCTGCTACTGTAATTCAGCCTCCTAATGTTGGTCAGCCCCAGATGGGGGTTAAGAGGGGGCGAGGGCGTCCCAAGAAGGTAGCCGGAGGTGGTGCTGCAGCGGCGGTACTGGGTGGAAAAAGAAGAGGGAGGCCACCGAAGAGTGCAGGAAGGCCCAAGAAGCTAAAGTCAGTGGGTGCAAATGGAGTCAAGAAAGGTCCTAAACGTTTGCCTAAATCAGTTGTTGTTCCCTATGCTACtggtgctgctgctgctgttacAGCTAGACCCAGAGGCCGTCCTAAAAAGGGTGCAGCTCCTGCCGCTGCTCCTGGTGTTGGTGGTGTTGTCGGTATCGGTGGTGCTGTGGTGGTTCCAGGAAAGCGAGCGGGCCGGCCACCCAAAGTCGTTGGCGGTGTTGTTGTGAACCCTAAGAAAAGGCCTGTTGGGAGGCCTAAGAAGGTATACCATCATTTCATCTTTTCCTTCATATCTGTGTTACCGTTAGTACATATACACACTGTTTACTATGTTTATAGAtatggtttaattttttttggatCCTTTATCTTTGTACGAATTGCAATTATAAATGATTAATGTAGAAATAACGATTTTAGTTGAAATGGTCTTAAAAATGGCAGAGTTTTAGTGGTTAGATAAATGTATGGTGCATTTTGGTCAGTGTGTACTGTGATTTGTGAATTGTCTCTCTTTGGGGGACATAAAGGTggactagtttttttttttttttttcctagcTAATTCtcatttatcattttctttttactgcATCTGTTTATATTCGTAGTTGATTTTCAGCAGATTTAGATTGCATTTCTTTCAGACATTTAGAAAGAGTAAATGTTACTTTCAACTGTTTTGGTGATGAGGATTGttgctaaataaatataggaAAAAGGTTGTGATTGCATAATAATACTTCAAATTATGAGCTCGAGAAATGAATTTAGGATatgatttgaaatttattgtctTAGCATTTGAATTTGCTAAATGCAGAATATAATttgctaaaataaatttagcaaacttgatgtttatatatatatatatatatatatatatatatatatgtataatttgcttttgagtaaatttttttgtcCAAATCAGAGTTGTTTAATAAGGGGctcaagaaataaatttaggatatatagaagaaaaaaaaaaaattacttgaGTAGCACAGAATTGAATTTCCATGCTAAAAATGAATTGAGTTGCTTTTCAGTCATTCATACTCCAAAAGGATAGTTATCCATTTCTAGTAATTATACATATTATTTGCCGTGTCTAAATTGCTAACTTTTGATAGGACttgctatttttttctttctttttcgtgttgttttctttaggttatttcatattaaactaataatttttaatgccTTGCCATTTTGGAATCAGAATGATAATGTTTCATGGGCGGCAGCTCAAGCCTCGCAGCTGCAGTCGGAAGCATATGGAGATCTTAAGATGAAGTTTGAGTTTTTTGtaagttaaataatttaattgcaCTTCAGAAAAGAGTGAAAttctgtaaaaaaaaattcagagaTTTTGGTTTATTGAAATGAAAATGTTACATTgcagcaatcaaaagtaaggCAAGCTGTTGGGGTGCTAAGGCCTCAGTTAACCAATGAAACCCCAATCAGTGTAGTAGCTGCAATTCAAGAGTTAGAAGGCCTTGCATCAATGGACATTAACGCACCATTGAGAGAGGAAGCtcaaccaccaccaccaccaccaccccCACCGCCACCGCCACCATCACAACCTCAACTGCAACTGCAACCGCCAATTATCCAGAGTTAGGAAAAATGAACGAGGATCAGCAATCTAAATGCGATGTTAACGGGCTTCATTGTCAGGATCAAAGAATTGTAAGATGTACTCTAACCATGATAGATGAGGGAAATTTAGAAAGTCTGTAAAGAGAATCAAGGATGACTAATTGTTATTGTTGTTGATGTGAAGAAGAGGATGTAGTTTAATATTTGATCAATTTGTGGATGACCATGGATTATGTTTCTGTCTGTACTGAATTCAAAGTTTCAGTAGATTTTTCGCGGACAATTTAATCACAATTTGAATTGCTTGAACACGAGCAGCAACTCTCGTTTGTCTTATTTTGTAAGATTGGTCATTCAGCAAAATGTTGGCTGTGACAGTGCTTTTGGTAGTTTTCTTTAGATGGTTTGGTTTATTAGGGATTTTTAACTGCAGGCTCATTTTTGCAGGAAGGTGATAGTAAATAGAGCAGGTGCTGCTGTCTTATCAGTAATTTTCCAAGttgacattattattattattattgcttatcattaattaataaatttggtgcattttgaattttgatgtcTATTCTTACGATGGTTTCATCTCATTACTAACATAAATGAGATCGGTATTATCATGCGTACGTAcctctatttatttatttatttatttttatatattgatttcCACATTGAATCACATATATTTTCACCGTAtcaaaaaagataattactTTCAATTAAAGATGGATTATTAAAGAAGttagtatttttatacaattaaattttgatatctttaattaaaatattcctTTTAGACATTTTGAGtgtcattaaatttattaattattactatattatattggaactcaaaaatatattcaataaaaatgtataatttctttatgttGCTTTGGTAGCTCACAGTTTACGCATGAAAATTGGGAGATTAGTGGTAGGTTAGTAGCACTTATTGGTAgcttatgtatttatttaggttgccacttaaaataaaatgtttttcatcttttaattATCAAGAGTTTATAAATACAAAACATATCAGAAGATTTTTGATAAGGACTCATACTTCCTACTATTTGACGCATGTCTTTAACTGAAAAACTCTCTTACACTACTCAATATAGAATTTAAGACGGAAAGATCCAAATGTGCAGAGATGAAGACTTTTGGTCTCAGGTTGATTCCAACATATAGAAAGGGTCAATAGGAAATTGATCATTAAAGGCTATTTACTTACTTTTCTCAACTCAGTTTCATTAATAGAAGGCCCCTTAATGCGCTACAAGCCGGTCAACCTCTCTGTCagttctccttttcttttttggattctttttaataaatatatagaaatttgcctgtaaaattttatttgtacggctaatattttttatgacttaaaatctgaaaaatagttttatttatacGGTGTTTTTGAAACTACACTGTGgtattcttttgatattttaggtaaaaagtataaaaatatttttgaattattacaAAAGTCCAATTAAGTTCTCGTTCTTTTATTTGGCTGAATTAAATCTATTGATTTCTATAAAAAGttcaattaaattcttatcctttttttttatcaattaaatccatcaatatttataaaaaatccaattaacCCCTAATATTAATAGCatttaaaatactattaaGTGTAAGGGTCTTATTATTTTGAGAGCAAGAATAAGAATCTCCTTCCAGAATTCGTCTTCCtttataaactaatttttatggttttattGTAAAAACATATTGGAAATTATGAGATGTAATCTAACTCAATAATTTGCATTCATCCTCTAATTACAAATGAGTGTAATGAAAAAACGAAAATGTTACTGTCATTTCAggtgaagaaagaaatcattattttttgtaaattatgGTTTATAGATACTAAttgtacaaaaataaagaagaagtgGTTTTTCTCTCACTCACGTGATATAGGCGtgactttaaaatattcagaGTGGTTATTATTCGCACTCTCAAAATAATGGGACTCTTGCACTTAATGATATTTTGGACGCTGTTAGCATTATGGATCAATTAgatcttttataaaagttaatgggtttaattaaatcaaaaaaaagataggaacttaattgaaattttctaATAAGTGCAAAGGCATTTTTATACCTTTTTggtgatattttattaatattattttagtatttattttcaataaaagaatgacaatatcattttcattattcattCCTATTCATCTTTTCATTGTCatcaaatttcaaataatttttataaatacaaagCTATTATCTTGATTGGCActtttaaattacttttttagttttattttaattatatctttatatatttttacctgcattttggtatattatatggtatattttttttaaaacatacATATATAGCATCACAACACACTAGTtgttattaaaagaaaataaaatgtcaTTCAATTCATGAATATcaaacataaatatacaaaataaaaatgataaatctgCATCATTTAACTGGTTCCACATGatacaaaattaaatgatatccttttgaaatattttaaatatacttttaatatattttttctgataatattctaaaaaaaaagttcatgtaaataaaaaaatttaaaaatatatatattttttaaaatcatatcccatgaaatttcttcatttttttagaGCAGTTCTAAAATAGTTCGAccagagaaaagaaaaatatttgacCGATGGCTAATAGGTGTGgaattttaactaattaaagtacttttaaataaatcgATAATACAAAAACCTTTGTAGTTTTTCTGCACATCTCTtctgtaaaaaatttaacattttctttttaaatcaaCCTTTCcttttaggattttttttttttttttttggttagaGAGGTGGGAAgtacccaaaaagaaaaaaaagaaaaaagaaaaaactaggCCAACACAAGCCTTGACAAAGAAACACCTAAGACATCTTCTTAATTACCTTCACGATACACACGTAAAACTTGAACTCctgaaaaagattttattaatgaacgacactatattaataattagaaatgaaatgcacattttataataaaaaatccatttcatatgtataattttcagaaaatttatttaattattttaaaataattttaagatatgaTTTGTGGATGCGCACACACAAACTAACAACATAGGATGTAATTATTGGAATAAAATCtggtttttatttgattgttacatactaaatataaattttatgtgatGTTGACATTCGAATAACTTAGTCCAAATCAAAAAGAGAATCATTTGATCAATATTTAGAATTACTTGATTAGGGTTTAAAcatccttcttttttcttttttgttgttgttgttcacacattctttcttttagtaagtgaaCTACTGGGCTTAATTGCCTATTCTGCATTTGGAGAGCACTCTTGGGCCGaattctttattaaattactatatttttacCTCAGAAAATATCtacaaaaatatatcttaTGCATGTCGAATT
Coding sequences within:
- the LOC8259385 gene encoding histone H1, with the translated sequence MDPPPPPLPQPPFFQLPPATITAAAVPSAASTQIIPPSPPVTAEAAAAHNHVAHAANATAPTVAQSFNHPPYTDMIYAAITALKERDGSSKRAIAKYIERVYPGLPPTHSALLTHHLKRLKNTGLLVMVKKSYKLPRSDDTVATNNINSSTSNNINAVGHSALPPNPAVTNSGPKRGRGRPPKPKPEVVPSSIQPISQPNAASVMVPVGLSISTQPINSAPAATVIQPPNVGQPQMGVKRGRGRPKKVAGGGAAAAVLGGKRRGRPPKSAGRPKKLKSVGANGVKKGPKRLPKSVVVPYATGAAAAVTARPRGRPKKGAAPAAAPGVGGVVGIGGAVVVPGKRAGRPPKVVGGVVVNPKKRPVGRPKKNDNVSWAAAQASQLQSEAYGDLKMKFEFFQSKVRQAVGVLRPQLTNETPISVVAAIQELEGLASMDINAPLREEAQPPPPPPPPPPPPPSQPQLQLQPPIIQS